The genomic stretch GGCGGATCGAGGAGATCACGCACGACCGGGTCCTCGTCAGCCCGGCGTTCGGGCAGCCCGGCCGGGTGCCGTTCTGGAAGGGCGATGGACTCGGCCGGCCCGCCGAACTCGGCCGTGCCACCGGTGCCTTCGTGCGGGAGGTCGAATCGGCCTCGGACGAGGACGCCCGGGCCCGGGTCGCCGCCGGTGGCCTCGACGAACGGGCCGTCACGAACCTCATCGCCTTCCTCCGCGACCAGCGCGCCGCCACCGGTCACGTGCCGAGCGACACGACGCTCGTCGTCGAACGCTTCCGCGACGAGCTCGGCGACTGGCGGCTCATCCTGCACTCCCCGTACGGCATGACCGTGCACGCGCCGTGGGCCCTGGCGGTCGCGGCCCGACTGCGGGAGCGGCACGGGATCGACGGCGGCGCCATGGCCGCGGACGACGGCATCGTGGTGCGGATCCCGGAGACGGACGCCGAGCCTCCCGGAGCGGAACTGTTCGTCTTCGAGCGCGACGACCTCGAGACCATCGTCACCGACGAGGTCGGCGGTTCCGCGCTGTTCGCCGCACGCTTCCGCGAGTGCGCGGCCCGGGCACTCCTGCTGCCCCGCCGTGACCCGGGGCGCCGGTCCCCGCTCTGGCAGCAGCGCCAGCGTGCGTCGCAGTTGCTCGAGGTGGCGCAGAAGTACCCGACGTTCCCGATCCTGCTCGAGACCGTGCGCGAGGTGCTGCAGGACGTGTACGACGTCCCCGCCCTGCTCGGCATCGCGGACGAGATCGCCCGGCGGCGGATCCGCCTGGTCGAGAGCGAGACCGAGCAGCCCTCGCCGTTCGCCCGCACCCTGCTGTTCGGGTACGTCGCGGCCTTCATGTACGAGGGGGACTCGCCGCTCGCCGAACGCCGGGCCGCCGCACTGTCCCTCGACTCGACCCTGCTCAGCGAGCTGCTCGGTCGTGCGGAACTGCGCGAACTGCTCGACCCGGCCGTCATCGACGGTGTCGAACGCGACCTGCAGCGGCTCTCCCCGGACCGCCGCGCACGGGACGTCGAGGGCATGGTCGACGTCCTCCGGCTGGTCGGGGCGCTCGACCTCGACGAGCTGGTCGACCGGAGCTGGCTGGCCGACGCCACGGACCGCAGCGAGGCCCAGGCGACGCTCCGCACGGCACTGGAGGCCCTCGAGCGCGACCGCCGGGTCCTCGCCTTCTCGCACGCCGGGGCCACCCGCTGGGCCGTGATCGAGGACGCCTCCCGACTCCGCGACGCCCTCGGGGTGCCGCTGCCGATCGGCGTGCCGACCGCCTTCGTCGAGCCGGTCGCCGACCCGCTCGGTGACCTGGTCGGCCGGTACGCCCGCAGCCACGGTCCGTTCGGCGCGCAGGAGGCCGCGTCGCGTCTGGGGCTCGGCGTCGCGGTGGTGCAGGACACCCTGCGCCGCCTGACCGCCGACCGACGCCTGGTCGAGGGCGAGTTCCGACCCGACCGCCAGGGTGCCGAGTGGTGCGACTCCGAGGTGCTCCGACGCATCCGGACGAAGTCGCTCGCGGCGCTCCGGCACGAGGTCGAACCGGTCGCACCGGACGCCCTCGCCCGCTTCCTGCCCGCGTGGCAGCACGTCCGCGTCCCCGGGGCCCGCGGTGGGCTGCGCGGCATCGACGGCGTGCTGCAGGTGGTCGACCAGCTGTCCGGGGTCGCCCTGCCCGCCAGCTCGTGGGAGTCGCTGGTGCTGCCGGCCCGCGTCTCCGACTACGCCCCGAGCATGCTCGACGAACTCACCGCCACCGGCGAGGTCCTCTGGTCCGGTGGCGGCACCCTGCCCGGCAACGACGGCTGGGTCCGGCTGCACCTCGCCGACACCGCCGCGACCACCCTGGCCGAGGCGGCGGGCGACGAGACCACCGAACTGCAGCGCGACGTCCTGGGTGCCCTGGCCGGCGGCGGCGCGTACTTCTTCCGGCAGCTCGGGCAGGCCGTCGGCAGCACCGACGACTCCGGCCTGACCACCGCACTGTGGGACCTGGTGTGGGCCGGCCAGATCACCAACGACACGTTCGCCCCGCTGCGGGCGATGCTCGGCGGCAAGGCCCGGACCTCGAGCGCACCGCGCACCCGCGCCTACCGGGGACGCCGGCGCCCGACATTGCCCAGCCAGTCCGGTCCGCCGAACGTCGGCGGACGCTGGTCACTGCTGCCGCTCGCCGAACCCGACGCCACCGTCCGGGCAGCGGCGACCGCGGAGCTGCTGCTCGAGCGCTACGGCGTCGTCACCCGCGGTGCCGTGCAGGTGGAGGGCGTCCCCGGCGGCTTCGCCGGGGTCTACCGTGTGCTCGCCAAGTTCGAGGAGTCCGGCCGTGCCCGACGCGGGTACTTCGTCGAGGGGCTCGGTGCCGCGCAGTTCGCCACCGGCCCGACCGTCGACCGACTCCGCACGTACGCCCGAGACCTGGACGACGAGGAGCGCGCCGACCCGGACCGCGCGCGGGAGGCCCTGACGCTGTCGGCCACCGACCCGGCGAACCCCTTCGGCGCCTCGCTGCCGTGGCCGCACGAACCCGCACCGGTCGACCCCGACGACCCGGCCGCGGCGGCGCAGCCGGCCGGGGCCGCGAGCGCCGGTCCGGTCGCCCAGACCACCATCAGCACCGCCACCGCCACCGCGAAGGGCGGTGCCCGCGGCCACCGCCCGGGTCGCAAGGCCGGCGCGCTCGTCGTGCTCGTCGACGGTCGGCTGGCCGTCTACGTCGAACGCGGCGGCAAGAGCGTGCTGACGTTCACGGAGGACCCGGCCGACCTGGCAGCGGCGGCCACCTCGATCGCGGCGACCGTCCGGAGCGGGCTCGGCAAGCTGTCCGTCGAACGGGTCGACGGCGTCTTCGTGCTGGAAGCCCCGCTCGGGGACGCCCTCCGCACCGCGGGCTTCACGGCCACGCCCCAGGGACTGCGGCTCCGTGCCTGAGGGCGACACCGTCTTCCGCGCGGCAGCCCGGTTGCACGCGGCGCTGGCGGGCAAGGTCCTGACTCGCAGCGACTTCCGGGTGCCCGCGTTCGCCACGCTCGACCTGGTCGGCCGCACCGTCGACGAGGTCGTCCCGCGCGGCAAGCACCTGCTGCACCGGATCGGCGACCTGACCGTGCACTCGCACCTCAAGATGGAGGGCCGGTGGGACGTCTACGCCCCGGGTGAGCGCTGGCGCCGACCGGCGTTCCAGGCGCGGGTCGTCCTGGACGCCGCCGACGTCTCGACCGTCGGCTTCACCCTCGGGGTCCTGGAGGTCGTCCCGCGCGACCGTGAGTCCGAGGTCGTCGGGCACCTCGGCCCGGACCTGCTCGGACCGGACTGGGACGCCGACGTCGCCCTCCGGAACCTCATCGCGGACCCGGACCGACCCGTCGGCCTGGCGCTCCTCGACCAGCGGGTGATGGCGGGGCTCGGCAACGTCTACCGGAACGAGCTCTGCTTCCTCCGGGGCGTTCTGCCGACCCGGCCGGTCAGCGAGGTGCGGGACCCGGCGCGGATGGTGACCATGGCCTCCCGGCTGATCGTCGCGAACCGCGACCGCAGCAACCGGGTGACCACGGGCGTCGACCGCCCGGGGCAGCGCTTCTGGGTCTACAACCGGGCCGGCAAGCCCTGCCTGCGCTGCGGCACCAGGGTCCGATCTGGCGACCTGGGCGAGTCGGAGCTGACGCTGCGGGACACCTACTGGTGCCCGCGCTGCCAGACCTGACCGCGGAGGACAGAGCTGACCACGGACCAGACCTGACTGGTCAGGTCTGGTCGTGATCGGACGTCAGTGGTCGACGGCCTCGACGATGCAGCTCTGGACCTGCTTCGCCGCGTCCGACGTCTCGGAGAAGTCGGCCGGTGCGGCGGTGGCGGTGCTCTCGTCGGCGACGACGTCCTCGGCGACCTTGTTCACCGGGACGACCATGCCGTCGAAGTCCTCGGCGGTCGGGTCGGACTCGGTGCCGAAGACCGCGACCTCGTCGTCGTTGGGGTCGTCGCTCTGGTTCGGGGCGACCGAGACGCCGAGGTACCAGCCGGCCTCGCCCTTCGTGACGCTCGCGACGTCCGTGTTGTCGTGCCGCCCCACGGCCTTGTCGATCGCGTCGACGGCGGCACTCGAGGCGACCTGGCAGGGGGCGCTGTTGCGCTGGCCGGGGTCGGTGCGGGTGGCGGACTCCTCGGAGCCCGGGACCTTCGCGACCGGGTCGCCGTTCTGGGCGCCGGCGTTCGAGCAGCCGCCGAGCAGCATGCCGATGGTGGCGAGGCCGACGAGGGTGGCTGTGGTCTTCGCGCGCGTGCTCATGGCGTGGACGGTAGGCGGACGCAGGTGTGCCGGAGCCCAGGAGTGCGTCCCGTGGCTCCGGCACACGAGGGTCCGGCACATGAGTCGACTCGCGCTACTGGTGCGACATGATCCACGCCAGCAGGTACGACCGGGTGTTGCCCGTGTCGATGTCCTCTGCCGGCAGGTCGCGGGCGAGGGCGAGTGCCGCCGTCGCCTGGCTGCCCGACGCCAACGCCCGGTACATGAGCAGGTAGTCGCCGAACTGCACCGCGTAGTCGCCCTCCGGCACGGCCTCGTCGAGGACCTTCCCGATCTGCTCCTTGCCACCGGCGGCGACGTAGTCCGCGGCGACGGCGGGCATCGGGATGAGCTCGATGCCGGCCGGTGCCGCCGGGTCCGCGCTGAACCAGGTGGCGTGGTCCCGCTTGCCGCCCCAGTTCAGGGAGACGACGGTGTGCTGCAACCCGGGGAACGGCCGCAGGTCCGGGTCGAGGACGTCCCGCTCCGCCGAGGCCGCCTCGTTCGCGAGGAGCCAGTCGCCCAGGCTGCGGCTCCGTGTCAGACCTCGGCGAGTCGCTGGTCGACGATGCGGAACCGTCGTGCGCACCTCGCTGCGACGCGTTCGCTGTGTGTCGCGATCACGAAGGTGGCGCCCTCGTCCTGCAGGCGCTCGAAGAGATCGAGTACCTGCGTTTCCGTCTCTTCGTCGAGCGCTCCCGTCGGCTCGTCGGCAAGCACCACAGAGGGTCGCTTCATCAGTGCGCGAGCGATCGCGACCCGCTGCGCCTCCCCGCCCGACAGTGCACCCGGACGTTTCCGCTGGATGCCCGGGAGTCCGACGAACTCGAGACATTCAGCCGCCCGGGTCCGCGCACCGGATCTGTCCGTCGCACCGAGGACGAGGTTCGCGAGCACACTGCGGTCATGCAGCAGGTCGCACCCCTGCGTCACGATCCCCATCGTCTCGAGCCGATGCCGTGCCATCACTGCAGACGTCCGGACGAGGGGTCGTCCGGCGCTGGAGTACGAACCGTCGTAGTCCAGGTCGAGGCCCGCCAGCATCCGGAGCAGTGTGCTCTTCCCGCTGCCGCTGCGGCCGAGCAGCGCCACGGAGGGATCGGTGTCGCCGACGACCAGATCCAGTCCGCTGAAGAGTGACCGGATGGCTCCGTTCGGTTCACGGATGGACTTCGACACGTTCCTGAGCTCGAGGCTCGTCATCGTCCCCGCCGTCCAGGAGTCTCCGTGGCGAGGATCCGGTGGGCGCGGCTCACAGCGTCGAGCGAGAACCAGACCCCGAGCGCGGCCATCACTCCGAGGAAGGGGTAGGCATGGTGGTTCGGGAGCAGCGCGCATCCCACGGCGTAGAGGATGACGACGAACGAGTACTCCAGGGCCCAGGTCTGACCCACCGTCCGGAGGATCGCTCGGTCGCTGCGCCCGACGGTCCTGCAGATCCGCACCCATCGTCGGCGGTGGTCACCGAGCACCCTGTTGATCCTTCGGCAGACGACGATCGTCGCCACGCCCGTCATCGCTGAGATCGCGCCCAACAGCCCGAAGTTCTCGATCACGATCTGGCGCACGAGTCGGAGCTGGACCAAGTACGTGGGGATGCCCTGCAGGGAGTACGAGTGGAACCCGGTCCTCGCGGCGATCGCACCGAGCTCGCCGATCACGTCGTCGTAGGTCATCGACGTCGACGCCGCGATGTCCGTGTTGAGCATCGCGAAGGCGACGATGCCTCCGGTGTACCGATCTTGCTGGACGAAGCGACCGACATCAGCCGGGTAGGGCAGGACGATCGTGTCGTCCAAGTAGTGGTTGATGTCGCCACGGTGGAACACGGCGCTGCCGGGCGAGAGGAACCCGGTGACCCGGAGGCGCTCGCGCACACCGTAGACATCCGCCCAGAGTTCGTCGCCGATCTCGTACAGGCCGCGGTAGTCGGTGCCGAGGACGACCGGCACCAGGCCGGAGCTGTAGTCGACGTCCGTCCAGACCGGAGCCGAGCCGGACGTCACATCGAGCCTCGAGAACGCGAACATCTCATGGTTCATCTGCATCGACTTCACGTCGCGGAGCCGTTCCCCACCCTCGCCGCGGTACTCGCCGCGCTCTGCCAGGCCGGAACCAGCGTTCGCGTCGAAACGACCGTCACCGCGGAAGTCCTCGATGACGACGGGCTGGTCGAACGCCGACAGGAAGTCCAGCCGGTCGTTGTGTCCGAGTTGCGCGACGAAGTCGGTGAGCGTGCGGAGGTCACGGTCCGACGCTCGGAAGCGCTCGAAGCCGTCGGTGTCGCCGAGGAAGGTGTCGACGAGGCCGTAGAGGTCGACGTCGCGGTCTGCCGCCAGTGAGCCGTTGACCGCTCCACTCGTCGACTGGGCGAAGGTGCCGAAGGTGTAGAGCGACACGGCGAAGACCGCCATGACGAGCGCCTTGACAGCGATCAGGAGACCGTTGTGCCGAAGATCACGGATCAACTCCATGATCGCCGCCTCACCGGCCCGACGAGGAGCATCACGACGACGAACACCATGCACTGGCTCGAGACGGCTGCCAGGGCCGGCCCGCCCAGGCGGACGCCGACGCAGGACAGCCCGGTGAGGACCGCGGCACAGACGATGATCGGGGTGCTGCACGCGACCAGGACGGTCCGGAACAGCACCGCTGCGGAGTCGAGTCCGACCAGGCGGCGGATCCGCGCTCGATCGCCCTCGTGCCGAGCCGCCGAGACGGCCGCCACAGCGCTCGCCATCGTCGCGACGGCGACACCGAGCGTCAGGACGATCGGCGTGACGAAGTCGACTGTCGTGCGTCGGTTGGCGCCACCGGCCACGGGTTCGATCCGGTCCCTGCCGAAGACCGCCACGGCGCGGGCGCCGATGTCGGGCCCGTCCAGGACCGTGCGGGTCTGGGCCGCATCGAAGAGGGCCGGGGCTGCGATCAGGATGTCCTCCGCGAGCAGGCTGTCTTCCCTGAGCCCGAGACGCCCGACGACCTCGTACTGTGCACCGGCGACCTCGACGAAGGGGACGCCGCCCTCGACTTCGGGGTGCACGGCTTCCCCGACCAACGCCCGCCCGACATCGGACGCCGAGAACCGGATCCCGATCGACGGTGCGACGTCGGACCAGTTCCCGTTGAGCACGACCACAGTTCGAGCACGAGGTACTTCCTCGAGATCACGGAACGCCCGTGTCCCGACCGCGAACTCAGCTCGGTGCTCCATCAGCTCGCCGACGGTCGCGTGCACGGCGACCGCCTCGGGCGAGAGGAGGGCGCGGCCCTCTGCCGCGAGCGCCTGCGCGCGGGTCTGGAACACACCGAGGGCGCAGACCAGCCCCGTCGTCATCAGCAGCAGCGCGGCAACTGCCAACGCCTGCCTCCAGGTCATGGCTCCCTCTCGATCGACAGCCCACGGACCGGCCGAGCCGGCCTGTGGGCGCCCCGCTGCTGCTCAGCGGCCGTAGTAGGTCTTCGCAGCGCCGTTCCCGTTGCTAGCCGCGTTGGGGTTGAACGCCTTCCACGGCGACACGGCTTCGGTGGCGCCGGTACCCCATTTCCGACCCGAGGTCGCGATGACGCCGGACGCCGGCCAGTAGTGCTCGAGCTGGGCGGTCGTGTAGTGCCGGGTGCCTGCCCACTTGGTCCATCCGTGTGCACGTTTGTTCGTCGTCCCGCCGATGACGCGCGACTCTGCGGTCCCACGGTGGCTCACGCTCGCGAACGTCCCAGCACGGGGCGCGGAGCCGTCCGAGAAGCTCCCGCTGATCTCACTCCAGCCACCGGCCGTCTCCCGCCCGGTATCGGTGGCGGACGCAGGTGCGGCGATCAGCACCGCGGATAGAGCGACTGCTGCCACACATCCTGCAGCGAGATGACGACGTACGGCCGTGTTCTTCATGGTGCCCCTCCCCTGACCGGCAGTATTCCACCGGTGAGATGATGCTGCCACGCCGCCGATCAAGTGGCAAGGGTCGCATCACCGCAGGTGCATCACATCGACCCCGCCTGGTGCAGCCGCTCCGCCGCGACCGCCCGCACGGCCTCGGTCACCCGTTCGAGCAGCGGCGACGCCAGGTTCCACCGCTGCCACCAGAGCGCCACGTCCGCCCGACGTCCCGGGGTGAGTTCGACCAGGTCGCCCCGCTCGATCGCCCCGAGGCACTGCGCCTCCGGCAACAACCCCCACCCGAACCCGAGCTGCACCGCCCGGGCGAAGTCGGCCGAGTTCGGGACGAAGTGCCGTGGACCACGGGGCGCGTGGCCGAGCACCCGCCGGAGGAACCCCTGCTGCAGGTCGTCGTCGCGGTCGTAGTCCACGAGCGGCACCCGGTCCAGGCGGGCCGTCATCCGCCGCTCGGTGTCCGCGCCGTCGAGGTACCGCCGGACGAACGACGGTGCGGCGACGGCCCGGTAGCGGTCCACCCCGAGCGGCACCGACGAGCACCCCTGCACCGGCTCCGCCTCGGCCGTCACCGCAGCCATCACCGTGCCCGCACGGAGGAGCTCGGCGGTGCGGTCCTGGTCCTCACGGTGCAGGTCGAAGACCACCTCGGTGTCGGCACGGACGATCGCGAGGGCGTCGAGGAACCACGTCGCGAGCGAGTCCGCGTTGACGGCGAGTGGGATCGACGGCGTGCGTCCCGGCACGTCGGAGTCCGGTACGTCGAGCGCCCGGGAGGTCTCCTCGTCGAGCAGCCGCACCTGTCGTGCATGGCGGAGCACGACCTCACCGTCCCGCGTCGGCACGATCGGCGTGGTCCGCTGCAGCAGCACCCGGCCGACGAGTTGCTCCATCGCCTTCACCCGCTGGGACACCGCCGACGGTGTGATCGACAGCTCGCGGGCGGCGGCGTCGAAGGTCCCCGCATCGACGGCGGCCAGGAGGGTCTCGAGGTGGTCACGCTGGAACTGCACCATCAGCGCAGCTTACGGCGCACCAGGAACCTGAGCTGGCCTACGGGTGCGCACCGGCCTAGCGTTCCCCTGTGACCACACCGCTCGACGCTCTGCTCCCCGCCCTGTCCGGCCTGGGCACGGGGCTCGCCCTCATCGTCGCGATCGGGGTGCAGAACACGTACCTGCTGCGGCTCGCGGTGACCGCGCGACTCGGGGTGGTCGCCGTCGCGGTGGCCGTCTGCGCGCTGTCGGACGCGGCCCTCATCATCGCCGGGGTGCTCGGCGTCGGGGCCGTCGTCGAACGGGTCCCGGCAGCGCTGCTGGTCATCCGGTTCGTGGGCGCGGCGTTCCTGCTGACGTACGGGGTGCTCGCGGCCCGGCGGGCGCTGCGGCCCTCGGGCGAGGCGATCCGTCTCGACGAGCGGGCCGCCGAGGACAAGGTGCCCGTCTCGGCGGGTGCGGGTGCGGGCGCGTGCGCGGGTCCTGGGGTCGACGGCCTGGAGGCTGCACCGGCGTCGCGGGGGGAGGGCGTGCCTCCCGGCCGGGCCGGTCTGGGCGACCGGCACGTGGATGGTCGGCGTCCGGGAGGCGACCCGGCGGGGCCGACGATGCGCGCCGCGGTCCTGACCATGCTGGTGTTCACGTGGGCGAACCCGCACGTGTACCTGGACACGCTGGTGTTCCTCGGGTCGGTCGCGAACCAGCAGGGGGTCGACGACCGGTGGTGGTGGACCGTGGGGGCGGTCGCGGCGAGCTGCCTGTGGTTCGGGGCCCTCGGCTTCGGGGGTCGGCTGCTGCGCCCGCTGTTCGCGAAGCCGCTGACCTGGCGGGTCTTCGACGCCCTGGTCGCCGTCGTGATGCTCGCCTTCGGTCTGACGCTGCTCCTCGGCGCCTGAGCTCGCGGCCTCGTCGGCGCTGCCGCTGCCCGCCGCAGCCCGCCGCCCGCCGGCCGACGGCGTCGTCGGGCGCCGCACAACAGAAGACGGCTCGCGCCACGGGATGCCGTGGCGCGAGCCGTCTTCTGTGGTGCTGATCCGATCGGCGCCGGGCGGCGCGCTGGTCGGCGGAGGTGCTACTCGCGCATCGCCTTGCCGACGCGGCTGTTGCGGCGGCTGTAGCCGAAGTAGATCGCGAAGCCGATGACGAGCCAGACGACGAACCGGACCCAGGTCTCGACCTCGAGGTTGAGCATCAGCCAGAAGCAGAGCACCGCGGACAGGATCGGGACCACCGGCGACCACGGCACCCGGAATGCGCGGGGAGCGTCGGGGCGGGACTTCCGGAGCACGATGATGCCGATCGACACGAGCACGAAGGCGGAGAGCGTGCCGATGTTGATCATGCCCTCGAGCTTGTCGACCGCGGTGAACCCGGCGAGGAACGCGACGACGATGCCGGCGACGACCTGCACGCGGACCGGGGTCTGCGTCTTCGGGTTCGTGACCGAGAACCAGCGGGGCAGCAGGCCGTCGCGGCTCATCGAGAACACGATGCGGGACAGGCCGAGCAGCAGCACCATGACGACCGTGGTCAGGCCGATCAGGGAACCGATGGCGATGATGCCGGCCGCCCAGGGCAGCCCGACGATGTCGAACGCGGACGCCAGCGAGGGCGCTTTCTCTTCAGCGAGCTGCTTGTACGACACCATGCCGGTGATCACGATGCTGACGCCGACGTAGAGCAGCGTGACGATGCCGAGACCGATGAAGATGCCGCGGGGCAGGGTCTTCTGCGGGTTCTCGGTCTCCTCGGCACTCGTGGCGACGACGTCGAAGCCGATGAAGGCGAAGAACACCAGCGACGCCGCGGCGAGCAGCCCGAAGACGCCGTACTGCGCCGGTGCCGCACCGGTCACGAAGGAGACGAGCGACTGGGTCAGCACGCTGCCCTCGGCACCCTTGGTCGGCTCCGCGGCGGGGATGAACGGCGTGAAGTTCGCGGCCTTGACGAAGAAGGCGCCGACCACGATGACGAACAGGACGATCGCGACCTTGATGACGGTGATGACCGCGGAGACCCGGCTGGACAGCCGCGTGCCGAACGCCAGCAGCGCCGTGAACACGCCGACGATGAGGACCGGGCCCCAGGTGAAGCCGATCGGGCCGATCGCGATGGTGCTCGGCAGTGTGACGCCGAACACGTCGAACGCGGTGCTGAGGTAGATGCCCCAGTACTTCGCGATGACGGCGCTGGCGGTCAGGGTCTCGAGGATCAGGTCCCACCCGACGATCCACGCGAGCAATTCGCCCATCGTGGCGTAGGTGAACGTGTACGCCGAGCCGGCGACCGGGATCGTCGAGGCGAACTCGGCGTAACACATGATCGCCAGGCCGCACGTGACGGCGGCGAGCAGGAACGACACGATCACGCCGGGGCCGGCGAAGTTCGCGGCGGCGTTCGCGCCGACCGAGAAGATGCCGGCGCCGACCGCGACGGCGATCCCCATCGCGGCGATGTCGAACGTCTTCAGGGAGCGCTTGAGCGAGCGCCCCTTCTCGTCGGCGTCGGCGAGCGACGCCTCGATGGACTTGGTGCGGAGGGCCATGGGACGTTCCTGTCATCGGAGCAGGCGGACCCCGGAAGGGTAGTGGTATACCGCACAGCGGTGCAACCGGGGACCGCGCGTCGCCGATCAGACGGCAGCGTCGGAGCGCCCCTCGCGCCACGCACAGAGGAACCGGGCACCGGCCTCGTCGTGGATGACCCCGTCCGGCGCGGTGAGCACCGGGTACGGCGTCTCGGGAACACCGTCGGCCGGTCGGACGTCGACGTGCGCGACCCGGTGCCCGTTCGCGTGCAGCCAGTCCGCCATCGCGTAGTCGCTGCGGGAGTCGCCGACCGTCCGCCACTCGAGGGGCAGGTCGCCGTCCTCGGCCAGGAGCTCGAGCGCCCGCTCGGCACCGAGGTCCTTGCCGCTGCGGTCGGATTCGACGTCGGTCGAGATGATCGTCGGGTCGATGCGCCACGCGACCGCGCCGTGCTCGTCCGGACGCACGTCGTCGAGGCGGCGGACGCCGAGCCCGCGGCGCTCGAGTGCGGCCATCGCCTGCGCGTCGAACGCGGGCTGCCGGGCCAGGTACGCGGCACTGTCGACGTCCACCAGCTGCTCGATCGACACCATGGCGTGCTTGGTCTCGTCGAAGAACACCAGGTCGGCGTACTCCTCACGGACGAGCTCGCGCATCTCGTCGGCGAAGTCCCGCGGCAGCGCCAGGTCCTCGGCGACGGTCAGGTCTCCCATGCCGTCGGGGAACTGCGGGCCGATCGAGCACCAGACGGCACCCTTCTCGCACACCGCGTGCACCCGTCCGCCCGCGGCGAGACCGCCGGCGAGGAGGGGGCCGACGACCTGCTCCCGGATGAAGGCGTCGCTGCGTCCGGTGTTGAACACGACGGGGATGCCCTCGGCCGCCAGGGCGACGAGGTCCTCGACGATGCTCGGGATCGCGATGGTCCGCGAGAGCGGG from Curtobacterium sp. MCLR17_032 encodes the following:
- a CDS encoding amino acid permease, producing the protein MALRTKSIEASLADADEKGRSLKRSLKTFDIAAMGIAVAVGAGIFSVGANAAANFAGPGVIVSFLLAAVTCGLAIMCYAEFASTIPVAGSAYTFTYATMGELLAWIVGWDLILETLTASAVIAKYWGIYLSTAFDVFGVTLPSTIAIGPIGFTWGPVLIVGVFTALLAFGTRLSSRVSAVITVIKVAIVLFVIVVGAFFVKAANFTPFIPAAEPTKGAEGSVLTQSLVSFVTGAAPAQYGVFGLLAAASLVFFAFIGFDVVATSAEETENPQKTLPRGIFIGLGIVTLLYVGVSIVITGMVSYKQLAEEKAPSLASAFDIVGLPWAAGIIAIGSLIGLTTVVMVLLLGLSRIVFSMSRDGLLPRWFSVTNPKTQTPVRVQVVAGIVVAFLAGFTAVDKLEGMINIGTLSAFVLVSIGIIVLRKSRPDAPRAFRVPWSPVVPILSAVLCFWLMLNLEVETWVRFVVWLVIGFAIYFGYSRRNSRVGKAMRE